A region of Kribbella sp. NBC_01245 DNA encodes the following proteins:
- the rplM gene encoding 50S ribosomal protein L13 — protein sequence MRTYSPKPADVTREWLVIDATDVVLGRLAVQIATLLRGKHKPTFAPHVDGGDFVIVINAGKVALSGNKRTDKLAYRHSGHPGGLTATPIGEILDKDPRKAVEKAVWGMLPKNRLSRQLLNKLKVYAGPEHPHAAQQPKSFEITQIAQ from the coding sequence GTGCGCACGTACAGCCCCAAGCCTGCTGACGTCACTCGCGAGTGGCTTGTGATCGACGCTACCGACGTCGTGCTCGGTCGCCTCGCCGTCCAGATCGCCACCCTGCTGCGTGGCAAGCACAAGCCGACGTTCGCGCCGCACGTCGACGGGGGCGACTTCGTCATCGTCATCAACGCCGGCAAGGTGGCGCTGTCCGGTAACAAGCGGACCGACAAGCTGGCCTACCGCCACTCCGGTCACCCGGGTGGTCTGACGGCCACCCCGATCGGCGAGATCCTCGACAAGGACCCGCGCAAGGCCGTCGAGAAGGCCGTCTGGGGCATGCTCCCCAAGAACCGCCTCAGCCGTCAGCTGCTGAACAAGCTGAAGGTGTACGCCGGTCCGGAGCACCCGCACGCGGCCCAGCAGCCGAAGTCTTTCGAGATCACCCAGATCGCCCAGTAG
- the rpsI gene encoding 30S ribosomal protein S9 — protein sequence MSDITTETSDDLELEVPIDTEGPVAYTSETNPTPEQRAETGRVAVINPAGAVGRRKEAVARVRLVPGSGNWTVNGKPLDVYFPNKVHQQLVNEPFVVAGLEGSYDVIARINGGGITGQAGALQLGVARCLNAADEEANRPGLKKAGLLTRDARIKERKKAGLKKARKAPQYSKR from the coding sequence GTGAGCGACATCACCACCGAGACCAGCGACGACCTCGAGCTTGAGGTGCCCATCGACACCGAGGGCCCGGTCGCGTACACCTCCGAGACGAACCCGACCCCGGAGCAGCGGGCCGAGACCGGCCGCGTCGCGGTGATCAACCCGGCGGGGGCCGTCGGCCGCCGCAAGGAGGCTGTCGCCCGCGTTCGTTTGGTCCCCGGTTCCGGTAACTGGACCGTCAACGGCAAGCCGTTGGACGTCTACTTCCCGAACAAGGTTCACCAGCAGCTCGTCAACGAGCCGTTCGTCGTCGCGGGCCTCGAGGGCTCCTACGACGTCATCGCCCGCATCAACGGCGGCGGCATCACCGGCCAGGCCGGCGCGCTGCAGCTCGGCGTGGCCCGCTGCCTGAACGCCGCCGACGAGGAGGCGAACCGCCCCGGTCTGAAGAAGGCCGGCCTGCTCACCCGCGACGCGCGGATCAAGGAGCGTAAGAAGGCCGGTCTCAAGAAGGCCCGTAAGGCTCCGCAGTACAGCAAGCGCTGA
- a CDS encoding exo-beta-N-acetylmuramidase NamZ family protein encodes MKRRSLLAGAGLAAAAPLVSVSPAAAQTAADKKKVVTGAQSLADTGWGALAGQKVGVISNPTGITDDLQHIVDTMHASKKVNVVAVFGPEHGFRGTAQAGGSEPDQRDPRTGIMVYDAHGANAAKFAALYTKSGVETVVFDIQDVGSRFYTYIWTMYEAMVAAVQTGAKFVVLDRPNPVGGYARGPMLKPGYTSGVGKEEIIQQHGMTVGELARLFNAEYLPLDTGGARLKELQVITVKNWRREQTYVDTGLTWVMPSPNMPTPDTALLYPGTCLFEATNMSEGRGTTRPFELIGAPYVDYQWAKALQAKNIPGVEFREAYFTPFISKNANVLCGGVQVQITDRDKVEAILAATHMIVEARRLYPQQFAWRTENPPGRWIDLLTGSDRFRTMLVAGASAEEIVAAWQSETEAWNARRAKYLLYKGDHQ; translated from the coding sequence ATGAAACGACGTTCCCTCCTCGCAGGAGCCGGCCTCGCCGCTGCTGCGCCCCTCGTATCGGTCAGCCCGGCGGCGGCCCAAACCGCCGCCGACAAGAAGAAGGTCGTCACCGGCGCGCAGTCCCTCGCGGACACCGGTTGGGGCGCCCTCGCCGGGCAGAAGGTCGGCGTGATCAGCAACCCGACCGGGATCACCGACGACCTGCAGCACATCGTCGACACCATGCACGCGTCCAAGAAGGTCAACGTGGTCGCGGTCTTCGGGCCCGAGCATGGTTTCCGCGGTACGGCGCAAGCGGGTGGTTCCGAGCCCGATCAACGCGATCCGCGCACCGGGATCATGGTGTACGACGCCCATGGCGCGAATGCCGCCAAATTCGCCGCGCTCTACACGAAGTCCGGTGTCGAGACGGTGGTGTTCGACATCCAGGACGTCGGATCGCGGTTCTACACCTACATCTGGACCATGTACGAAGCGATGGTCGCGGCCGTCCAGACCGGCGCCAAGTTCGTCGTCCTGGATCGGCCGAACCCCGTCGGCGGGTACGCCCGCGGGCCGATGCTGAAGCCGGGATACACCTCCGGCGTCGGCAAGGAGGAGATCATCCAGCAGCACGGGATGACCGTGGGCGAGCTAGCCCGTCTCTTCAACGCCGAGTACCTGCCGCTCGACACGGGCGGCGCGCGGCTCAAGGAACTCCAGGTCATCACCGTGAAGAACTGGCGTCGCGAGCAGACGTACGTCGACACGGGGCTGACCTGGGTGATGCCTTCGCCGAACATGCCGACGCCGGACACGGCCCTGCTTTACCCGGGGACGTGCCTGTTCGAGGCGACGAACATGTCCGAGGGGCGCGGAACCACCCGGCCGTTCGAACTGATCGGCGCGCCGTACGTCGACTACCAGTGGGCGAAGGCGCTCCAAGCCAAGAACATCCCGGGTGTCGAGTTCCGCGAGGCGTACTTCACGCCGTTCATCAGCAAGAACGCGAACGTGCTCTGCGGTGGCGTCCAGGTCCAGATCACCGATCGGGACAAGGTCGAGGCGATCCTGGCAGCGACGCACATGATCGTCGAGGCCCGCCGGTTGTACCCGCAGCAGTTCGCCTGGCGGACGGAGAACCCGCCCGGACGGTGGATCGACCTGCTGACCGGATCGGATCGCTTCCGCACCATGTTGGTCGCCGGTGCCTCGGCCGAGGAGATCGTCGCCGCCTGGCAGAGCGAGACCGAGGCCTGGAACGCGCGCCGGGCGAAATACCTTCTCTACAAGGGGGATCACCAGTGA
- a CDS encoding glycoside hydrolase family 3 protein, translated as MSAVRRFAAASLAAVTSAALLTAGVAAASPSEQPPLTPEQRAMGTIQGMSLEEKVGQLFVLFAYGPKADAPDARNTTLYGVATPAEVISKYKPGGWIYFSARGNVENPTQLATYSNALQRQATNTGMRLPMSIATDQEQGVVVRVGPPATQFGGNMAHGAARSVADARTAAGITGRELKAMGIRQNYAPVADVNVNALNPVIGVRSFSSNPQLVSDLTVAQVQGYEKDAKIISTAKHFPGHGDTVDDSHNASLPTINHSVAEWNAIDAPPFKAAIAEGIDSIMTAHIAVPSLDPSGDPATLSKPILTDILRGQLGFRGVVCTDALEMGAVRLKYGDAEVAVRAIEAGADQLLLPPAPDVQFKAVVDAVKSGRISERRIDESVARILLLKLKRGILTSPFVDPAKVATTVGTPASLATAQTIVDKSTTLVKNDTNTLPLSKDPKSILVTGWGVTTTATLAANLTKRGATTTVRETGAAPTDVAIDDAVAKSQLNDVTVVLTQKAWDTKVTDKLAKQQKLVKALLATGKTVIVVAVRDPYDIAYFDAAPTYVATYSFTGVSMESLAKVLYGEIKPAGKLPVDIPVAGQPTTVLYPFGHGLSW; from the coding sequence ATGTCCGCCGTACGCCGCTTTGCCGCAGCCAGTCTGGCTGCCGTCACATCCGCCGCCTTACTCACTGCCGGCGTCGCCGCCGCGAGCCCGTCCGAGCAGCCGCCGCTGACGCCTGAGCAGCGGGCCATGGGCACGATCCAGGGGATGTCGCTGGAGGAGAAGGTCGGGCAGCTGTTCGTGCTGTTCGCCTATGGCCCGAAGGCTGACGCGCCCGATGCCCGCAACACCACGCTGTACGGCGTTGCCACGCCGGCCGAGGTGATCTCGAAGTACAAGCCGGGCGGCTGGATCTACTTCAGCGCCCGTGGCAACGTCGAGAACCCGACCCAGTTGGCGACCTACAGCAACGCGCTCCAGCGTCAGGCCACGAACACCGGCATGCGCCTGCCGATGTCAATCGCGACCGACCAGGAGCAGGGCGTCGTCGTACGAGTCGGCCCGCCGGCCACCCAGTTCGGCGGCAACATGGCGCACGGCGCGGCCCGCAGCGTCGCCGACGCCCGGACCGCGGCCGGTATCACCGGGCGCGAGCTGAAGGCGATGGGCATCCGGCAGAACTACGCGCCGGTCGCCGACGTGAACGTGAACGCGCTCAACCCGGTCATCGGGGTCCGCTCCTTCTCCTCGAACCCGCAGCTCGTCTCGGACCTCACGGTCGCGCAGGTGCAGGGGTACGAGAAGGACGCCAAGATCATCTCGACCGCCAAGCACTTCCCGGGTCACGGCGACACGGTCGACGACAGCCACAACGCGTCCCTGCCGACGATCAACCACAGCGTGGCGGAGTGGAACGCGATCGACGCGCCTCCGTTCAAGGCTGCGATCGCGGAGGGCATCGACTCGATCATGACCGCGCACATCGCGGTGCCGTCGCTGGACCCCTCGGGTGATCCGGCCACGCTGAGCAAGCCGATCCTGACCGACATCCTGCGCGGCCAGCTCGGCTTCCGCGGCGTCGTCTGCACCGACGCGCTGGAGATGGGCGCGGTCCGGCTCAAGTACGGCGACGCCGAGGTGGCCGTCCGTGCCATCGAGGCAGGCGCCGACCAGCTGCTGCTGCCGCCCGCGCCGGACGTCCAGTTCAAGGCCGTCGTTGACGCCGTGAAGTCGGGCCGGATCAGCGAGCGCCGCATCGACGAGAGCGTCGCGCGGATCCTGCTGCTGAAGCTCAAGCGCGGCATTCTCACCTCGCCCTTCGTCGACCCGGCCAAGGTGGCCACCACAGTCGGAACGCCGGCCAGCCTCGCGACCGCGCAGACCATCGTCGACAAGTCCACGACCCTGGTGAAGAACGACACCAACACCCTGCCGCTGAGCAAGGACCCGAAGTCGATTCTCGTCACCGGCTGGGGTGTCACCACCACCGCGACGCTGGCCGCCAACCTGACCAAGCGTGGCGCGACCACGACCGTGCGGGAGACCGGCGCGGCGCCGACCGATGTCGCGATCGACGACGCGGTCGCGAAGTCCCAGCTGAACGACGTGACCGTGGTGCTCACCCAGAAGGCCTGGGACACCAAGGTGACCGACAAACTGGCCAAGCAGCAGAAGCTGGTCAAGGCCCTGCTGGCGACCGGTAAGACCGTCATCGTGGTGGCCGTCCGCGACCCATACGACATCGCCTACTTCGACGCCGCCCCGACCTACGTCGCGACGTACTCCTTCACGGGCGTTTCGATGGAGTCGCTGGCCAAAGTCCTGTACGGCGAGATCAAGCCGGCCGGCAAGCTGCCCGTGGACATCCCGGTCGCGGGTCAGCCCACGACCGTCCTCTACCCCTTCGGCCACGGACTGAGCTGGTGA
- the glmM gene encoding phosphoglucosamine mutase: MGRLFGTDGVRGLANVDLTAELALDLSVAAAHVLGEAGAFEGHRPRAVVGRDPRASGEFLEAAVVAGLASAGVDVVKLGVLPTPAVAHLTGSTGADLGVMLSASHNPMPDNGVKFLARGGIKLDDRIEDAIEAHLAEEWQRPTGAAVGRVLDDDQGFETYVSHLVRSTPNRFDGLKVVVDCANGAAYQTAPEALRRLGAEVITYAAKPDGLNINLDCGSTHMEGLRREVVGHGADVGIALDGDADRCLAVDHTGALVDGDQILAVLALAMRDAGTLPNDTVVATVMSNLGFVQAMVREQIAVEQTKVGDRYVLEAMKAGGHKLGGEQSGHVILSDHATTGDGTLTALMLLARMAQTGKSLQELAAVMVRLPQVLINVPNVDKTRAGTDSDVQSAVAAATTRLGDTGRVLLRPSGTEPLVRVMVEAESAATAQEVAEDLATIVATALKL; the protein is encoded by the coding sequence ATGGGGCGTTTGTTCGGCACGGACGGTGTCCGTGGCCTGGCGAACGTGGACCTGACCGCGGAGCTGGCTCTCGACCTTTCGGTCGCGGCCGCTCATGTACTCGGCGAGGCCGGTGCCTTCGAAGGGCACCGGCCACGCGCCGTTGTGGGCAGAGATCCGCGCGCCAGTGGTGAGTTCCTGGAAGCCGCCGTGGTGGCCGGATTGGCCAGTGCCGGCGTCGACGTGGTCAAGCTCGGCGTGCTGCCGACCCCGGCCGTCGCGCATCTGACCGGTTCGACCGGTGCCGATCTCGGCGTGATGCTGTCGGCCAGCCACAACCCGATGCCCGACAACGGCGTGAAGTTCCTCGCACGCGGCGGGATCAAGCTCGACGACCGCATCGAGGATGCGATCGAGGCCCATCTGGCCGAGGAGTGGCAGCGCCCGACGGGTGCCGCGGTCGGGCGCGTGCTGGACGACGACCAGGGGTTCGAGACGTACGTCTCGCATCTGGTCCGGTCCACCCCGAACCGGTTCGACGGTCTTAAGGTCGTTGTCGACTGCGCCAACGGTGCCGCCTACCAGACCGCCCCGGAGGCCTTGCGCCGCCTGGGCGCCGAGGTGATCACCTATGCGGCCAAGCCCGACGGCCTGAACATCAACCTCGACTGCGGCTCCACCCACATGGAGGGGCTGCGCCGCGAGGTCGTCGGCCACGGCGCCGATGTCGGTATCGCCCTCGACGGTGACGCCGATCGCTGCCTGGCGGTCGACCACACCGGTGCGCTCGTGGACGGCGACCAGATCCTGGCGGTGCTGGCTTTGGCCATGCGCGACGCGGGCACCTTGCCGAACGACACCGTCGTCGCAACCGTGATGAGCAATCTCGGCTTCGTGCAGGCGATGGTCCGCGAGCAGATCGCGGTCGAGCAGACCAAGGTCGGCGACCGGTACGTGCTGGAGGCCATGAAGGCCGGCGGTCACAAACTCGGCGGTGAGCAGTCGGGTCACGTGATCCTGTCCGACCACGCGACCACCGGTGACGGCACCCTGACGGCGCTGATGCTGCTGGCGCGGATGGCCCAGACCGGCAAGTCCCTGCAGGAGCTGGCCGCGGTCATGGTCCGGCTCCCGCAGGTCCTGATCAACGTGCCGAACGTCGACAAGACCCGCGCCGGCACCGATTCGGACGTCCAGTCCGCCGTCGCCGCCGCGACCACCCGCCTCGGCGACACCGGCCGGGTTCTGCTCCGCCCCTCGGGCACCGAGCCACTGGTCCGCGTCATGGTCGAAGCCGAGTCGGCCGCCACCGCCCAAGAGGTCGCCGAAGACCTCGCGACGATCGTGGCCACCGCGCTCAAGCTCTAA